GCGTTCGCGATGGCGGGAATCCGGCCGGCGGACGTCGACGTCGTGGAGCTGCACGACTGCTTCACCATCGCCGAAATCGTGGACAGCGAGGATCTCGGCTTTTTCCCGAAAGGGCGGGGAGGATTCGCAGTCGCCGATGGCCTGACGAGGGTGGATGGCAAGGTTCCCATCAATCCGAGCGGGGGATTGATATCCAAAGGGCACCCGGTCGGCGCTACGGGGATAGGCCAGGTCTACGAGATCGTCCGGCAACTCCGCGGGACCCATGAGAACCAGGTGAAGGACGCGGAGATCGCACTGACCCACAACCTCGGCGCCACGGGCCAGGTGGTCACCGTGAACATCTTCCGGAGGGCGTCATGAAAGTCGGCGGCGGACCCATACCGGTCGTAAGATGTACCGATTGCGGGGCGCCGGCGATACCTCCCCGCTATGTCTGCGGGGCGTGCGGGGGCACCGGATTTTCATCGGATCGCATCGACGCACAGGCGGTGATCTGCTCCTACACCGTGGTCCGGATCGCCCCGGAGGCGTTCCGGGCCGACGTCCCGTATTCCGTTCTTCTGGTCGATCTGGCCCCGGGGCTTCGCGTGACCGCGAGGCTCGTCGGGGACAAGGGGGAGGCAGGTCTGTCCGTGGGGCAGCCGCTGACGTTCGACAGGGTCGACGAGAGGGGCGTCTATTGGTTCCGGTCGTTGTGAAGGGGAAACGTCCGGGCATTGCCGGATCCGGGGGGCTCGAGCGCTCTGAGGAGGGCG
The DNA window shown above is from Deltaproteobacteria bacterium and carries:
- a CDS encoding OB-fold domain-containing protein, whose amino-acid sequence is MICSYTVVRIAPEAFRADVPYSVLLVDLAPGLRVTARLVGDKGEAGLSVGQPLTFDRVDERGVYWFRSL